The Lytechinus pictus isolate F3 Inbred chromosome 15, Lp3.0, whole genome shotgun sequence genome contains a region encoding:
- the LOC129277750 gene encoding surfeit locus protein 1-like → MMNRIRIKIMDISTRTFVFQRMLFRKRGLSQTSSICHRLCSSQANEGGSSFMSNLLLVIPVAAFGLGTWQVQRRKWKLGLIKDLQERSNAPPVPLPLDSTELNELEYKRVSVRGSFDHSREMYILPRSLLKADEGGHSGSLMGSGDTGVHVVTPFHCSDLGVDILVNRGWVTRKNQDPQKRLAGQQTGEVDLVGCVRLTEKRAQFMPNNDEVKNRWHYRDLEAMSRVANTLPIMIDADSASTVPGGPIGGQTRISLRNEHMQYIFTWYSLSLFTSLMWYYGVYKKRIVAPRI, encoded by the exons AGGATGTTATTCCGAAAGAGAGGTCTGTCTCAAACGTCATCTATCTGTCATCGCCTCTGCTCCTCCCAAGCAAACGAAGGAGGGTCTTCTTTCATGAGCAATCTCCTTCTAGTCATACCAGTAGCCGCCTTTGGTCTCGGTACGTGGCAAGTGCAGAGACGTAAATGGAAACTAGGACTCATCAAGGATCTGCAAGAGAGGTCTAATGCCCCTCCTGTACCCTTGCCTCTAGA TTCCACAGAATTGAATGAACTGGAGTACAAGAGGGTCAGTGTGCGAGGATCGTTTGACCATAGTAGAGAGATGTACATTCTTCCAAGGAGTCTATTGAAAGCAGACGAGGGCGGTCATTCTGGTAGTCTGATGGGCAGCGGAGATACTGGTGTCCACGTCGTCACCCCATTCCACTGCTCAGACCTAGG tGTTGATATTCTTGTGAACAGAGGCTGGGTTACAAGGAAAAACCAGGATCCACAGAAAAGACTTGCTGGGCAG CAAACCGGTGAAGTTGACTTGGTGGGTTGTGTTAGATTGACAGAAAAG AGGGCGCAATTCATGCCTAACAACGATGAAGTGAAGAACAGATGGCACTATCGTGATCTTGAAGCCATGTCGAGAGTTGCCAATACGCTACCTATAATGATCGATGCTGATTCAG CTAGCACAGTGCCTGGTGGACCTATAGGAGGACAGACAAGAATCAGTCTTAGGAACGAACACATGCAGTATATATTTACATG GTATAGTTTGTCCCTCTTCACGAGTCTGATGTGGTACTATGGTGTCTACAAAAAGCGAATTGTTGCACCGAGGATCTAG